The following nucleotide sequence is from Halomonas chromatireducens.
CCACCACATGAATACCGATGCCGGACCACAGGGTCGAGAGTTCGGTCCCCGGCAGCAGGCGAACGGCCAGCCGGCTGGCCGTCGCCTGGGCCTCGGCAATGCCGGCCATGCTGTCATGATCGGTAAGCGCCATCAGCCGAACGCCGCGCTCGGCGCACAGGGTGGCCACATCGGCGGGCGCCAGGGCGCCATCGGATGCGGTGGAATGCATATGCAGGTCGACCCCGAGTGGCGTGGGGTCGCCCGAGAAACTGGCAGGTAATGAAAGCATGGGCATGACGAGGAGGGGCGACTTTGTCAGAATAATGGTCCCATGGTGCGCGCCCGACGATAGCCGGTCAACGTCAGCACCCCGTTGGAGACCTGCGGCTCACGCCGCGCACGACCGAGGAAACACGGCGATGCTCTACGCAATCATCAGTGAAGACGTCAAGAACAGCCTGGAACGCCGGCTGGCCGCCCGCCCGGACCACCTGGCACGCCTGGAGAAGCTGCGGGACGAAGGTCGCCTGGTACTGGTCGGCCCCCACCCTGCCGTAGACGCCGAAGACCCCGGCGAAGCCGGTTTCACCGGCAGCCTGGTGGTGGCCGAATTCGACAGCCTGGAGACGGCCAAGGCCTGGGCCGACGCCGACCCCTACATGATCGCCGGCGTCTACGCCAAGGTGACCGTCAAGCCGTTCAAGAAGGTGATGCCCTGACCCGCATCCAATAACGACATGAACGTCTCCTGACATACAGAGGCGGTGCTATCCACAGCGCTTACCCACAGCGCATTACCCACAGCTCCTGTGGATAACACTGTTGAAACGCCGCGGATGCCTGCCGCTATCCCCCATGGCAGCCCGCTGAACTGAAATCGATCACATATTGAGCAGCGCGGACCAGGCCTGGCGCGCTGCCCGCTTGGTCAGGAGATGCCGTGTCCACCCTCCCCCCTCTCGCCGGACTCGAGACCGCCCACCTCGACTGGACGACCAACGAGGACGGCGAAGCCAGCCCGCTGTCGACCCGGTTTGGCGACGTCTATTTTTCCCGCCACGACGGCCGTGCGGAAACCGAGCACGACTTCCTCGCCGGCAACGACCTGCCCCGCCGCTTCGCCGGCTGGCCCGCCGGCAGACCCTTCGTCATCGGCGAGACGGGCTTCGGTACCGGGCTCAACATGCTCTGCGCCTGGGCCTGCTTCGATGCCCACGCCTCGGCGGAGGCACGGCTGCATCTGGTGTCCACCGAGCGCTATCCGCTGAGCCGTGACGAGCTGGAACGGGCGCTGGCCGCCTGGCCGGACCTGGCCGGGCGCGCCGAGCGCTTGATTCGCCAATGGCCCGAGCCGGTGGCCGGCGTGCATCGGCTATGGCTCGACGAGCGGGTCACGCTGGACCTGCACTTCGGCGACGCTGCCGAGCGCCTGGCGCTTCTCGAGGGCCGGATAGACGCCTGGTTCCTGGACGGCTTCGCGCCGTCGAAGAACCCCGAGATGTGGCGGCCCGAGCTGTTCGCCGCCATGGCGGCACGCTCCCGGCCCGGGGCGACCTTCGCCACCTTCACCTGTGCCGGTATCGTCAAGCGCGGGCTGGTTGATGCCGGCTTCGCCTGGCGCAAGGTACCGGGCATCGGGCGCAAGCGGGAAATGCTGGCCGGCGAGATCGCTTCGCCGCCCGTCGACCCCCGCCGGGAGCCTGCCCCCTGGTTCACTCCCCCGCCGCCACGCCCGACGCGCCGTGTGGCGGTGATCGGTGCCGGTATCGCGGGCGCCAGTGCCGCCGCCGCCCTGGCTCGGCGTGGTATTGCGGTCACGCTGATCGACCGCTTCGACCGGGCCGAGCTGGGCATTACTCACCTGCAGGGGGCGCTCTACGTCAAGCTGGCCGTGGAGACCAACCTGCAGAGTCGCGCTTACCTGGCCGGCCTGCTCCACAGCCGGCGCTGGCTGGCCAATCTCGACCCGCGGCAGGCGCTGTGGCGACCCAGTGGCGTGCTGCAGCTGGCGCTGAGCGAGAAGGAGCAGGCCCGCCAGGCACGCTTCCTGGACAACCACCCCTTGCCGGAGGGCGTGGTGCGCGGGCTCGATGCCGAGGGGGCCAGCGCCGCCGCAGGCATCAGGATCGACACTCCTGCGCTGGACTACCCCGGTGCCGCCTGGGTCAAGCCGCTGGAACTGTGTGTGAAGCTGGCCAGGACACCCGGCATCGGCTTTCGCCGCGGCGAGGTGACGGAGCTGGTGGGTTCTGATGCGGGCTGGACGCTGACCCTGGCCGACGGCGAGCGCATCGAGGCCGACCAGGTGGTGGTCGCCACCGCCAGCGAGGCTGCCAGGTTTCCCCAGACTTCGGCGCTGCCGCTGCAGCCGGTACGCGGCCAGGTCAGCCAGCTGGCGCTGCCCGAAGGGGCCCCTGCGCTGGGCCGCGTGGTGTGCGCCAGCGGCTATGTGCCACCGGCGGCGGATGGGGTGCTCAATTTCGGCGCCACCTTCGGGCCCGGCGATACCGAACCGGCAGAGCGCGAGGCCGACCACGCCGCCAACCTGGCGGAGCTGGAGCGGGGCCTGCCCCACTTCGTGGCGGCGCTACGCGAGGCCGGTGCCGACCTGTCGCCCCAGCGGCTCGCCGGCCGCGTGGGGGTGCGGGCGGCAAGCCCCGACAAGTCGCCCTACTGCGGCCCGGTGCCCGATGCCGCCGCCTGGCGTGCGGACTACGCCACCCTGGCCAAGGACGCCACTCGGGTGCCGGACATTCCCGGGCGCCACCACCAGGGGCTGTGGGTCAGCGCTGCCCACGGCTCACGCGGCCTGGCCAGCGCGCCGCTGTGTGCCGAGCTGATCGCCTCGCGAATCTGCGACGAGCCGCTGCCGCTGGAGTGGCCGCTGGTGGATCACCTGCATCCGGGGCGGCGCGTCATTCGCGATCTGATTCAGGGCAAGCCTGGGCCATGACAGCATTGCCGGGCGTTCCCACAGCGTGGGTGCTGTCCCGGACCTGGCAGGTCCGGGCGAAGTCCCGTGCGGGGCGCCCCAGGTGATAGCCCTGACCGAAGTCGATACCCAGCGCCGCTACGGCGGCCAGCACCTCCTCATCCTCGATAAACTCGGCGACGGTGCTGACTCCCAGGCTCTGGGCCAGGGTCACGATACTCTTGACGAAGGCCATGTACTTCTCGTCATTGAGCATGTTGCGAATGAACTCCCCTTCGATCTTGATCATATCGATGGGGAACTGCTTCAGGTAGCGGAAGGACGAATAGCCCGAGCCGAAATCGTCGATGGCGAAATTGAAGCCCTCGAGCTTGAGGTCGAGTACGAACTTCTCCAGCAGCTTGAGGTTGCTGACGGTCTCGCGCTCGGTCAGCTCGAAGACGATGCGCTCTGGCAGGATGTCATAGTCGATGGCCAACTGGTGAATATGACTAATGAATTCACCTATTATCAGTGACTTGGGCGACAAGTTGATAAACAGCATACCCTCGTAGCCCTGCTCATGGATCTGGGCAAAGGCCTTCTCAATCAGCAGGTAGTCCATCTTGTGGATGACGCCGATGCTCTCGGCGATATCGATGAACTCCCCGGCAGGCACGATGCGATCATCGACCTGGATTCGCATCAGTAGCTCGTGGATATTCACCTCGCCGGTGCGTACGTCGGCGATGGGCTGGAAATAGGGCACGATGCGCTGCTCCTCGAGCGCACTGAGCACCATCTGGTTCTTCTCTCCCACCTCGCGGAACACCGCCGCCACCTCCTCGCTGTCCGGCAGTGCGATGCAGTTCTTCCCCTTCCGCTTGGCCTTGTACATCATGTTGTCGGCCATCAGGAAGAGGTCATGGGGATTGCTGGCATGGTTCGGGTAGCTGGCGATGCCGATCGAGGTGGTCGCCCTGACCGTGGAGCCGTCCGGGGCGGTCAGTACCTGGCTGGTCAGACTGTCGGCGATACGCAGCCCCACGGAGTAGGCCTGCTGCTGCTCGGTCTCGGGCAGGATAATGGTGAACTCGTCGCCGCCATAGCGGGCCAGGAAGTCGCCGGGGCGCACCGATGCCGACAGTGTCTCGGCAACAGCCTGCAGGAACTGGTCGCCGAAGGCATGCCCGTGACGATCGTTGACGTGCTTGAAGTTGTCGAGGTCGAGCATCAGCAGGCTGAAATGATCCTGGTGCCGGGTCGAGCGGCCCACCTCGTAGTTGAGCATGTCCTTGAAGATGCGCTGGTTGTGCAGCTGGGTGAGCGGGTCGCGGGTAGCGTAGAACTCCAGATCCCTGGTGTACTTGTAGATCGCCTTGACTGAGCCAACCAGGTTGAGCAGCGTCGACAGGATGCCTTCGATGACGATGTGGCGGATCGGGTCCTGTGCCAGGTCGGACTGCACGCCAATACCCACGATGCCGCCGATCTTGGGTGCCTCCAGTAACAGCGACTTGGTCTGCAGCCGAATATCCTCGGCAGTGAGTTCCGCCGCCAAGGGAACCCCTTCACCACAGGGGTGAACGGAATGGTGAAACACTTTGAGTACGGTGGGTCCCACGCCGTGGGGCTTGGCTTCCACCAGCTGTGTGAGGATCCGTTCGAAGGTCTCGCGGGTTTCCACCACGACTTCGTGATACCAGAAGACCTCCAGCTCATAGCCCTCCTCCTCCACCTGGAATATCGTCACCAGAGTGTGGGCCGGCATGATGGTATTGATCTCCGCCAGCAGCTCCTTGATGAACTCGCGCCAGTCGCGCACGACTTCAGAGGTGATGATGAACTTGCTGAGCAGGCGAATCTCGAACTCGAGGATATCCTTGTCGACAGCCACGTCCTTGAGCCGGCCGACCAGGGCATTGACGTGCTGGTAGGCGCTATCGAGTTCGCGGAAGTGGACGTCGATATCGCTGACATCCAGCTGCCGGAAATCCTCCACGGAATTGACCACCGCCAGGCGTGAGCGGAAGGCTTCCAGAGAGTCACGGATGCGACCGGCGAAAAGGGTCGAGATCGCCGCCGCCAGCAGCAGAATCAGCAGTGAGGCGACGATGAACATGGCCACGTAGTTCTGGCGCATCTCACGGCTGATTGGTGCCATGTCGTGCTGGATATCGATGACACCCAGTACATCGCCGCTGGCCGCGTTCTGGTGGCATGTCAGGCAGTCGGAGCGGGCGATCAGCGGCATGATACGCCGCACCGTACCATCTTCACGCCATACCCGCTCGCCGCCCGAAGCCAGAGCAGAAAGAATGACGATATCCATGTCGGGCTGCTCGACTTCGCCGTAACGCTCCGCGACCCGGTCGCCACGATAGAATTCGAAGCGATAGCCGGAGCCTTCGTGGGCACGCCGGGTCTCCTCGACGAAGGCTTCCATCTGCTCCCGGTTCCAGCCCTGCCGCATGACCTGCAGCATGGCATTGAAGCTCTGTCGAGCAAGGGTCTCGGAAGTCTGTTCGGCCTGACGGGCCAGGATATCCTCGTAGAGCAGCGTGGCCACCAGGGTCACTCCCAGGAAAACCGCCAGCGAGGCCGACAGGATGGCCATCAGCACGAACCCCTTGAGGGTCCTGAAGCAGGTGAAAAGCGATCGAGCCATGGTCAGCATTGCAAACCCATCCTTCGAGACAGGAGCCAGCAAACCACTACCCTAGTTGAGAGATTTCGGCTGAAGTACTAGAAATATCATCCGATGTGTTGAGAATATTAATCAAATGATATAGATCAAATCTTCGTTACATTTCTCTCCGACCAAGACTGAACAAAGGTCGCAAGGCGTCACCCCTCCTCTTCATCATCCGCCAGGTCGCGGCCAAAGGCGCGCCACTGGGCCAGGGTCATCACCTCGGTGGTTTCGGTCTGCAGGTCGTGGGCGATCAGCAACTCGCCCCGCTCCAGCTGCTGCCTGAGCTCGCCGACCCAGCCGCGCATGCCCTCGCCGGTGTCGGTGGTGTCGTAGCCCTGCCGGGTGACGAAGGTCTCGAGCAGGGCCTCCAGGGTCTCGGGCGGCAGCATGCGGTAAGGCACCTCGATGAAGCGGCCGTCGTTCATTGCGCTGCCTCCTTGCCGCTCTCCCAGGCTTCGAGGCGTTCCAGGAAGCCCTGCTCGTCGAGCACCGACACCCCCATCTGTTCCGCCTTGGCGAGCTTGCTGCCGGCGCCGGGCCCCGCCACCACGGCGGCTGTCTTCTTCGAGACGCTGCCAGCCACCTTGGCGCCGAGCGCCTGAAGGCGCTCCTTGCCCTCGTCGCGGGTCATGCTTTCCAGTGTGCCGGTCAGCACCCAGGTCTGGCCGGCCAGGGGCTGGGGACGATCGCCGACCACCTCCTCTTTCCAGGTCAGGCCCAGGGAGCGCAGCTCCTCGATGGTCTCGCGATTGTGGGGCTGCCGGAAGAATGTGTACACGTGGGAGGCAACCACGGGACCCACGTCCTCGACGGCCTCCAGGTCGGCAACCTCGGCCTCCATCAGGGCATCCAGGGTGCCGAAGTGGCGCGCCAGGTTGGCGGCGGTGGCCTCGCCTACCTCGCGAATGCCCAGGGCGAAGATGAAACGCGGCAGAGTGGTCTGCTTGGCCTTTTCCAACGCCGCCACCAGGTTGTCGGAGGATTTCTGCGCCATGCGAGGAAGCGTTGCCAGATCCTCGGCCTTGAGCCGGAAAAGGTCAGCCGGTGTCTTGACCCAATCGAGCTCGACCAATTGATCGATCAGCTTCTCGCCCAGGCCGTCGATATCCATTGCCCGACGCGAGGCGAAGTACTTGAGCGCCTCCTTGCGCTGGGCGGCGCAGTAGAGCCCGCCGGAACAACGGGCCACCACCTCGCCCTCGAGACGCTCGACCTCGGATTCGCACACCGGGCAGCGCTCGGGGAAGACGATCTCGCGCGCATCGCTCGGGCGCTTCGACGCATCTACCCGCACCACCTGGGGAATGACGTCGCCGGCGCGGCGAATCGTGACGGTGTCGCCGATCATCACACCGAGCCGGGCAATCTCATCGGCGTTGTGCAGGCTGGCGTTGGAAACGGTAACCCCTGCCACGGTGACCGGCTCGAGCCGGGCCACAGGGGTGATCGCACCGGTGCGGCCGACCTGGAACTCCACGTCGTTGAGGGTCGTGGTCTCCTCCTGGGCGGGAAACTTGAAGGCGATGGCCCAACGCGGCGCCCGGGCAACGAACCCGAGTTCCCGCTGCAGGCGCAGGTCGTCGACCTTGATCACCACCCCGTCGATATCGTAGCCGAGCCGGTCGCGGCGCTCGCCCAGTCGCCGGCAATAGTC
It contains:
- a CDS encoding YciI family protein, with the translated sequence MLYAIISEDVKNSLERRLAARPDHLARLEKLRDEGRLVLVGPHPAVDAEDPGEAGFTGSLVVAEFDSLETAKAWADADPYMIAGVYAKVTVKPFKKVMP
- the mnmC gene encoding bifunctional tRNA (5-methylaminomethyl-2-thiouridine)(34)-methyltransferase MnmD/FAD-dependent 5-carboxymethylaminomethyl-2-thiouridine(34) oxidoreductase MnmC; the encoded protein is MSTLPPLAGLETAHLDWTTNEDGEASPLSTRFGDVYFSRHDGRAETEHDFLAGNDLPRRFAGWPAGRPFVIGETGFGTGLNMLCAWACFDAHASAEARLHLVSTERYPLSRDELERALAAWPDLAGRAERLIRQWPEPVAGVHRLWLDERVTLDLHFGDAAERLALLEGRIDAWFLDGFAPSKNPEMWRPELFAAMAARSRPGATFATFTCAGIVKRGLVDAGFAWRKVPGIGRKREMLAGEIASPPVDPRREPAPWFTPPPPRPTRRVAVIGAGIAGASAAAALARRGIAVTLIDRFDRAELGITHLQGALYVKLAVETNLQSRAYLAGLLHSRRWLANLDPRQALWRPSGVLQLALSEKEQARQARFLDNHPLPEGVVRGLDAEGASAAAGIRIDTPALDYPGAAWVKPLELCVKLARTPGIGFRRGEVTELVGSDAGWTLTLADGERIEADQVVVATASEAARFPQTSALPLQPVRGQVSQLALPEGAPALGRVVCASGYVPPAADGVLNFGATFGPGDTEPAEREADHAANLAELERGLPHFVAALREAGADLSPQRLAGRVGVRAASPDKSPYCGPVPDAAAWRADYATLAKDATRVPDIPGRHHQGLWVSAAHGSRGLASAPLCAELIASRICDEPLPLEWPLVDHLHPGRRVIRDLIQGKPGP
- a CDS encoding putative bifunctional diguanylate cyclase/phosphodiesterase; protein product: MARSLFTCFRTLKGFVLMAILSASLAVFLGVTLVATLLYEDILARQAEQTSETLARQSFNAMLQVMRQGWNREQMEAFVEETRRAHEGSGYRFEFYRGDRVAERYGEVEQPDMDIVILSALASGGERVWREDGTVRRIMPLIARSDCLTCHQNAASGDVLGVIDIQHDMAPISREMRQNYVAMFIVASLLILLLAAAISTLFAGRIRDSLEAFRSRLAVVNSVEDFRQLDVSDIDVHFRELDSAYQHVNALVGRLKDVAVDKDILEFEIRLLSKFIITSEVVRDWREFIKELLAEINTIMPAHTLVTIFQVEEEGYELEVFWYHEVVVETRETFERILTQLVEAKPHGVGPTVLKVFHHSVHPCGEGVPLAAELTAEDIRLQTKSLLLEAPKIGGIVGIGVQSDLAQDPIRHIVIEGILSTLLNLVGSVKAIYKYTRDLEFYATRDPLTQLHNQRIFKDMLNYEVGRSTRHQDHFSLLMLDLDNFKHVNDRHGHAFGDQFLQAVAETLSASVRPGDFLARYGGDEFTIILPETEQQQAYSVGLRIADSLTSQVLTAPDGSTVRATTSIGIASYPNHASNPHDLFLMADNMMYKAKRKGKNCIALPDSEEVAAVFREVGEKNQMVLSALEEQRIVPYFQPIADVRTGEVNIHELLMRIQVDDRIVPAGEFIDIAESIGVIHKMDYLLIEKAFAQIHEQGYEGMLFINLSPKSLIIGEFISHIHQLAIDYDILPERIVFELTERETVSNLKLLEKFVLDLKLEGFNFAIDDFGSGYSSFRYLKQFPIDMIKIEGEFIRNMLNDEKYMAFVKSIVTLAQSLGVSTVAEFIEDEEVLAAVAALGIDFGQGYHLGRPARDFARTCQVRDSTHAVGTPGNAVMAQACPESDRE
- a CDS encoding YheU family protein yields the protein MNDGRFIEVPYRMLPPETLEALLETFVTRQGYDTTDTGEGMRGWVGELRQQLERGELLIAHDLQTETTEVMTLAQWRAFGRDLADDEEEG
- the ligA gene encoding NAD-dependent DNA ligase LigA, encoding MNQPEKKILDEVATLRAELDDANYRYYVLDEPRMTDADYDRRLRRLQEIEAEYPDLVTPDSPTQRVGAPPDAGFPEVQHAVPMLSLDNALNEDEITAFVKRVADRLEIDGETIAFCCEPKLDGAAVSLVYEQGVLVSGATRGDGRTGEGITSNLRTLRSVPLKLRGKAPPDLLEVRGEVIMSHEGFEALNARAREGDAKVFANPRNAAAGSLRQLDPRITASRPLEFSAYQAARFEPDPGDATHSQLMARLADLGLRTSAALEVVTGSQGLIDYCRRLGERRDRLGYDIDGVVIKVDDLRLQRELGFVARAPRWAIAFKFPAQEETTTLNDVEFQVGRTGAITPVARLEPVTVAGVTVSNASLHNADEIARLGVMIGDTVTIRRAGDVIPQVVRVDASKRPSDAREIVFPERCPVCESEVERLEGEVVARCSGGLYCAAQRKEALKYFASRRAMDIDGLGEKLIDQLVELDWVKTPADLFRLKAEDLATLPRMAQKSSDNLVAALEKAKQTTLPRFIFALGIREVGEATAANLARHFGTLDALMEAEVADLEAVEDVGPVVASHVYTFFRQPHNRETIEELRSLGLTWKEEVVGDRPQPLAGQTWVLTGTLESMTRDEGKERLQALGAKVAGSVSKKTAAVVAGPGAGSKLAKAEQMGVSVLDEQGFLERLEAWESGKEAAQ